From Actinoplanes oblitus, a single genomic window includes:
- a CDS encoding carbohydrate kinase family protein, protein MKIAVTGSIATDHLMHFPGRFADQLIADQLHKVSLSFLVDDLVVRRGGVAPNIAFGMGKLGLRPILLGAVGADFADYRSWLERHGVDCDSVHVSDVAHTARFVCTTDDDLNQIASFYAGAMAEARNIELAPVVDRLGGIDLVLISANDPAAMIRHSQECRTRGYKFAADPSQQLARMDGSDVLSLIRGAEYLLTNDYERSLLETKSGLSGDQVLDEVRIRVTTLGKDGVEITGKGLERIHVPVVPDVLGEDPTGVGDGFRAGFFSGISWGLGLERAAQVGSLVAALVLETVGTQEYDIKPAEFVKRFTAAYGEHAAAEITAHLPA, encoded by the coding sequence ATGAAGATCGCCGTCACCGGCTCGATCGCCACCGACCATCTGATGCATTTCCCGGGCCGGTTCGCCGACCAGCTCATCGCCGACCAGCTGCACAAGGTGTCGCTCTCGTTCCTCGTCGACGACCTGGTCGTGCGCCGCGGCGGCGTCGCGCCGAACATCGCGTTCGGGATGGGCAAGCTGGGCCTGCGGCCGATCCTGCTGGGCGCGGTCGGGGCCGACTTCGCCGACTACCGGTCGTGGCTGGAGCGGCACGGGGTGGACTGTGACTCGGTGCACGTCAGCGACGTGGCGCACACCGCCCGGTTCGTCTGCACCACCGACGACGACCTGAACCAGATCGCCTCGTTCTACGCCGGCGCGATGGCCGAGGCGCGCAACATCGAGCTGGCCCCGGTCGTCGACCGCCTCGGCGGCATCGACCTGGTGCTGATCAGCGCGAACGACCCGGCCGCGATGATCCGGCACTCGCAGGAGTGCCGCACCCGTGGCTACAAGTTCGCCGCCGACCCGTCGCAGCAGCTCGCCCGGATGGACGGCTCGGACGTGCTGAGCCTGATCCGCGGCGCGGAGTACCTGCTCACCAACGACTACGAGCGCTCCCTGCTGGAGACCAAGTCCGGCCTCTCCGGCGACCAGGTCCTCGACGAGGTGCGGATCCGGGTCACCACGCTCGGCAAGGACGGCGTGGAGATCACCGGTAAGGGCCTGGAGCGGATCCACGTGCCGGTCGTCCCGGACGTGCTCGGCGAGGACCCGACGGGTGTCGGCGACGGCTTCCGGGCCGGCTTCTTCTCCGGCATCTCCTGGGGTCTCGGGCTGGAGCGGGCCGCCCAGGTCGGCTCGCTGGTGGCGGCGCTGGTGCTGGAGACCGTCGGCACCCAGGAGTACGACATCAAGCCCGCCGAGTTCGTCAAGCGGTTCACCGCGGCGTACGGCGAGCACGCGGCTGCCGAGATCACCGCCCACCTGCCGGCCTGA
- a CDS encoding glycerate kinase family protein yields the protein MRVLICPDKFAGTLSAPEVAQAVADGWAVPSDELVRRPIADGGPGFVEVLATALNGQRIPVRTVDPLGRPASGEILYANGIAYIESAQACGLHLLTAPERDPNKTSSYGLGLLLAAAVETGATQVVIGLGGSAVNDAGAGMLAALGAGPVDVAGYALPYGGAPLITATALAGVPQLRQVALVAATDVDNPLTGLHGASSVFGPQKGAGREDVLRLDAALEHFAGVLEKAFGVDDLAARPGAGAAGGLGAALIALGARVTSGIGLVSDLIGLDRELDAADLVITGEGSFDHQSLRGKVVAGIAGGARDRGLPCVVLAGRNETGHREASAAGVTETHTLVEHFGSVEKAMAEPARGLRELSERLSRQWSR from the coding sequence GTGCGCGTACTGATCTGTCCGGACAAGTTCGCCGGCACCCTTTCCGCCCCCGAGGTCGCCCAGGCGGTCGCCGACGGCTGGGCCGTCCCCTCCGACGAGCTGGTGCGGCGCCCGATCGCCGACGGCGGGCCCGGCTTCGTCGAGGTGCTGGCCACCGCGCTGAACGGGCAGCGGATCCCGGTGCGCACCGTCGACCCGCTGGGCCGGCCGGCCTCCGGCGAGATCCTCTACGCGAACGGCATCGCCTACATCGAGAGCGCCCAGGCCTGCGGCCTGCACTTGCTGACCGCGCCGGAGCGGGACCCCAACAAGACTTCTTCGTACGGCCTGGGCCTGCTCCTCGCCGCCGCGGTGGAGACCGGCGCCACCCAGGTGGTGATCGGCCTCGGCGGCTCCGCGGTCAACGACGCCGGAGCCGGCATGCTGGCCGCGCTCGGTGCCGGCCCGGTCGACGTGGCCGGTTACGCGCTGCCCTACGGCGGCGCCCCGCTGATCACCGCCACCGCCCTGGCCGGCGTCCCGCAACTGCGCCAGGTGGCCCTGGTCGCCGCTACCGACGTGGACAACCCGCTGACCGGCCTGCACGGGGCCAGCAGCGTCTTCGGCCCGCAGAAGGGCGCCGGCCGGGAGGACGTGCTCCGGCTCGACGCCGCCCTGGAGCACTTCGCCGGCGTACTGGAGAAGGCCTTCGGGGTGGACGACCTGGCGGCCCGGCCGGGAGCCGGCGCGGCCGGCGGTCTGGGGGCCGCGCTGATCGCCCTCGGTGCCCGGGTGACCTCCGGGATCGGCCTGGTCAGCGACCTGATCGGGCTGGACCGGGAGCTGGACGCGGCGGATCTGGTGATCACCGGCGAGGGCAGTTTCGACCACCAGTCGCTGCGCGGCAAGGTGGTGGCCGGGATCGCCGGCGGCGCCCGCGACCGGGGCCTGCCGTGCGTGGTGCTGGCCGGGCGCAACGAGACCGGGCACCGGGAGGCGTCGGCGGCCGGCGTGACCGAGACGCACACCCTTGTCGAACATTTCGGTTCGGTCGAGAAAGCGATGGCCGAACCCGCCCGCGGCCTGCGAGAACTCAGTGAGCGCCTGTCGCGCCAGTGGTCGAGGTGA
- the erpA gene encoding iron-sulfur cluster insertion protein ErpA translates to MTTEAHTESTEASAPTGVILTDVAAVKVKALIEQEGRDDLRLRIAVQPGGCSGLRYQLFFDERSLDGDVVNDFGGVEVVVDRMSAPYLAGATIDFADRIDAQGFTIDNPNAQNSCACGDSFH, encoded by the coding sequence GTGACCACTGAAGCGCACACCGAGTCGACCGAGGCGAGCGCCCCGACCGGCGTCATCCTGACCGACGTCGCGGCTGTGAAGGTCAAGGCCCTGATCGAGCAGGAAGGGCGCGACGACCTGCGCCTGCGCATCGCCGTACAGCCCGGTGGCTGCTCCGGCCTGCGCTACCAGCTCTTCTTCGACGAGCGTTCGCTCGACGGCGACGTCGTCAACGACTTCGGCGGCGTCGAGGTCGTGGTGGACCGGATGTCCGCGCCTTACCTGGCGGGCGCCACCATCGACTTCGCGGACCGGATCGACGCGCAGGGCTTCACCATCGACAACCCGAACGCGCAGAACTCCTGCGCCTGCGGTGACTCGTTCCACTGA